The genomic stretch CGAAAGACGACGTCGAGATGCTGCAGGATCTGATCCTCGCCGCCATCAACGATGCGCAGCGCAAGGCCGACGAAGCGATGCAGAAGCAGATGAGCGGCATGCTCGGCGGTCTCAAGATCCCCGGCATGTTCTGATGCAAGCGAAGCCTTAGATGAGCCGTCCCGATCCGCTCAACAAGCTGATCGAGCAGCTCCAGCGCCTTCCCGGCATCGGCGCCAAGAGCGCGCAGCGCCTCGCGTTCCACGTGCTCAAGACCCCGCGCGAGGACGTCGAGCGCCTCGCCGCGGCGATGCGCGAGGTGAAGGACCGCGTGACCTACTGCTCGGTGTGCAGCAACATCACCGACACCGATCCCTGCTACTTCTGCACCGACAGCGGCCGCGACCGGCGCGTCATCTGCGTCGTCGAAGAGCCGGAGAACGTCACCGCGATCGAGAAGACGCGGGACTTCAAGGGGATGTACCACGTGCTGATGGGCGCGCTGTCCCCGCTGCACGGCGTCGGCCCGGACGACCTGAAGGTGAAGGAGCTGCTGACGCGGGTCGGCACCGGCAGCGTCGAGGAAGTCATTCTCGCCACCAATCCCAACGTGGAAGGGGAGGCGACGGCGATCTACCTCGCCAAGCTGCTCAAGCCGCTCGGCGTGCGTGTGACGCGCATCGCGATGGGGGTGCCGGTCGGCAGCGACCTCGAATACGCCGACGAGTTCACCATGCACAAAGCCATGGAAGGGCGGCGCGAAGTCTAGTTCCGGCGCGAATACGGTTCGACGTCGGGAGCCCGTGCGTGGGCTCTCCGCCGCTCATGCCGCGACCGCCTCGCTGTCCTCGCCGAGCAGGTGCCGGAGCTTCAGCACCATCGAGATCCAGTAGGTGTTCGATCCGATTGCCGCCAGCACCACGACGAAGGGGAGCAGCCCGGCGAGGGAGAACGCGAATATCCCGTATGGCATCGCCGAGCGGGTCGCGACGAACGAGATGCGCCAGATGATCCGCGACCACCAGGTCTGCTCCTGGCGGAAGCGGGCGCGGGCGATGGTGTGCAGCTTTTCCGGCTGTCCGGCGGTGATGCGGCTGCGCAGGTAGATCAACATCGCAAACGCGACCAGCGTGCCGGCCAGCGCGATCCCGCCCAGCCAGTAGAACCCGTGCCATCCGGTCCGCCGCCCGGCGCCGACCGTCAGGCCGACGAAGATGGCGATGTAATAGGAATAGTCCCCGAAGGTCTCGATCCAGCAGCCGAGCGCCGACTCCTGATACTTGAGCCGCGCGATCTCGCCGTCGCAGCCATCCATCACGCTCGCGGCGAGCGACAGGAACCCGCCGAGCACGCCCGCCCAGTAGTTGCCGGTGCTGAACAGCCACGCGGAGTAGAAGCCGACCGCGACGAGCGCCACCGAGAGCTGATTGGCGGTCAGCGGCGTCCGGATCAGCGCGACGCTCAGCGGCAGCGACATGCTGCGGTTGAAGCGCGCCACTTTGTTGTCAGTGTCCTTGTAGCTCGATCGCCGGATGATCTGCTCGGCCGCGGGAAGCGCTGCCGCGTCCGGAATGCGCAGCGCCAGCCGGGCGCGGCCGAACGAGACGTCCTCGCCCGCCGGAACGGGCGCGCTCGACTGCAGCCGCGCGTGCAGCGCCGTCTTCAGCCCTGCCGCGTCGCGCGCGGCGGCGGCGGTGAGCCGCAGCACCCCCGACACCTGCCACTCGCGCCCCGCCGGCACGTCCAGCGGCTCGCCGTCCGGCACCTTGATCGAAATGGCATCACCCAGGAGCGCGGGCGAGACGACCGTGCCCGGCCCGACGGCGCTGACCTCCTCGTCCGCGCCGAGCGACGCGAGCAGCTCCTGCCAGTCGCGCGCGTCGGTGACGATCCGGACCTCGCCATGAATCTCGCGGAGGACGCGGCGCAGCGCGCCGGCCATGCCTGGACTCGCGAACACCAGCACGCGCGCGTATCCGGCGCGGAACGCCGAACGCACCACGCGCTCGGCGATCGGCAGTCCCGCGACGCGCGTGAACGGCGTCACTCCCCCGTGCTCGTCGTCGGGCAGGTAGAGCAGAATCGGCCCGCGCGCCGCCGACGGCACGCGCGCCGGCGCCTGCGATACCGCCGCCGGCTGCTGGCCGCGCGGATAGATCGCCAGCCCGATTCCGGCCCAGAACAGCCCGCGCAGGCGCCGCGCCAGCGCGAGCGGCGCTCCCGCCGCCATCGCGCCGATTGCGGTGACGGCCGCCACGCTCGAGGCTTCGAGCGCGCCGAGGTTCGCCGGGATGAAGGCCGACGCGAAGCTGGCCACGCGCGAGAACGTCTCCACCGCCATCGCGGCGGTGAAGGCGACCGGGACCCCGGCTGCGTACATGATCGCCCACGCCTCAGCCGCCATCGCGCCATAGGCGATCAGCGTCGCCGTGGTCAGCACGGCGAGACGCACGGGATTACCGCGCACGAGATCCAGGAGCTGGCGCTCGACGGCGCCGACGAAGCGGCCGACGCGCCCGCGCGCCATCGCGGTGCCGAGCGCGGCATCGATCTTCTCGACCAGCGCGATCAGGTAGGTGCCGCGGCCGCCGAGCACGAGCGCGGTGAGCACGGTAATCACCCCCGCGGCGATCGCGAACGCCCGGAAGATGCGGAACCACGTGTGCGTCAGCGGCAGCAGCGCAATCGCGATCAGCGACCCCACGCCGACGATCAGGGTGGTGCCGACCATGTAGCCCAGCCGCTCGAGCGCCACGGCGGCGGTGGCGACGCGAGGATCGACCTCGCGCGAGAGCAGCACGACTTTCAGCGGCTCGCCGGCGATGCCGCGG from Vicinamibacterales bacterium encodes the following:
- a CDS encoding lysylphosphatidylglycerol synthase domain-containing protein — encoded protein: MSTSRSRLISLGAFAIGAVLFAATLYYIDFHLIASMGSRFGLAFALSILASGVWHLARTWAWSWCFPRPRTVPFLRLARVRLAAEAFSYLTLRGIAGEPLKVVLLSREVDPRVATAAVALERLGYMVGTTLIVGVGSLIAIALLPLTHTWFRIFRAFAIAAGVITVLTALVLGGRGTYLIALVEKIDAALGTAMARGRVGRFVGAVERQLLDLVRGNPVRLAVLTTATLIAYGAMAAEAWAIMYAAGVPVAFTAAMAVETFSRVASFASAFIPANLGALEASSVAAVTAIGAMAAGAPLALARRLRGLFWAGIGLAIYPRGQQPAAVSQAPARVPSAARGPILLYLPDDEHGGVTPFTRVAGLPIAERVVRSAFRAGYARVLVFASPGMAGALRRVLREIHGEVRIVTDARDWQELLASLGADEEVSAVGPGTVVSPALLGDAISIKVPDGEPLDVPAGREWQVSGVLRLTAAAARDAAGLKTALHARLQSSAPVPAGEDVSFGRARLALRIPDAAALPAAEQIIRRSSYKDTDNKVARFNRSMSLPLSVALIRTPLTANQLSVALVAVGFYSAWLFSTGNYWAGVLGGFLSLAASVMDGCDGEIARLKYQESALGCWIETFGDYSYYIAIFVGLTVGAGRRTGWHGFYWLGGIALAGTLVAFAMLIYLRSRITAGQPEKLHTIARARFRQEQTWWSRIIWRISFVATRSAMPYGIFAFSLAGLLPFVVVLAAIGSNTYWISMVLKLRHLLGEDSEAVAA
- the recR gene encoding recombination mediator RecR — encoded protein: MSRPDPLNKLIEQLQRLPGIGAKSAQRLAFHVLKTPREDVERLAAAMREVKDRVTYCSVCSNITDTDPCYFCTDSGRDRRVICVVEEPENVTAIEKTRDFKGMYHVLMGALSPLHGVGPDDLKVKELLTRVGTGSVEEVILATNPNVEGEATAIYLAKLLKPLGVRVTRIAMGVPVGSDLEYADEFTMHKAMEGRREV